Proteins encoded by one window of Camelus bactrianus isolate YW-2024 breed Bactrian camel chromosome 9, ASM4877302v1, whole genome shotgun sequence:
- the ZNF821 gene encoding zinc finger protein 821 isoform X3 has translation MSRRKQTNPNKVHWDQVFAGLEEQARQAMMKTDFPGDLGSQRQAIQQLRDQDSSSSDSEGDEEETTQDEVSSHTSEEDGGVVKVEKELENAEQPVGGNREVEPEVTENLNSDPLLGLCQCPLCQLDCGSREQLIAHVYQ, from the exons ATGTCCCGTCGgaaacagacaaatccaaatAAAGTTCACT GGGATCAAGTATTTGCTGGGCTAGAAGAGCAAGCCCGCCAGGCGATGATGAAAACTGATTTTCCTGGAGACCTGGGCAGTCAGCGACAAGCTATCCAACAACTAAGAGATCAGGACTCCAGTAGCA GTGACAGTGAGGGTGATGAAGAGGAGACCACACAAGATGAAGTCTCTTCCCACACATCCGAGGAAGATGGAGGGGTGGTCAAAGTGGAAAAAGAGTTAGAAAATGCAGAACAGCCTGTTGGTGGGAACAGAGAGGTAGAGCCTGAG GTCACGGAGAATTTGAATTCTGACCCCTTGCTTGGACTCTGCCAGTGTCCCCTCTGCCAGCTTGACTGTGGGAGTCGGGAGCAGCTGATTGCTCATGTGTACCAG